A region of Takifugu rubripes chromosome 6, fTakRub1.2, whole genome shotgun sequence DNA encodes the following proteins:
- the LOC101076949 gene encoding polypyrimidine tract-binding protein 3 isoform X5: protein MSTSNLSTERAPCIPSRVLHLRQLPFNITEQEVLALALPFGRVSKLITLKAKNQGFLEMASEEAAVTMMNYYTSAPPTIRNQPVFIQYSNHRELKTDNLTNQRAALQAISTAAMHSGTMAPGSDGRGVVHGQSPVLRIIVENLFYPVTLEVLQQIFSKFGSVLKIITFTRNNQFQALLQFSDAVHAQHAKASLDGQNIYNGCCTLRIDFSKLSALNVKYNNDKSRDFTRSDLPTGELDPTAAFSVALPTYGASAFPPTFQHTALSPGLSVAAVPGSLMSPPRVSLQMAPPAIHSVLLVSNLNPESVSPQCLFILFGVYGDVQRVKILFNKKENALVQMSDATQAQLAMSHLNGQRLHGNVIRVMLSKHPVVQLPRGGAGQEEQVLTRDFSGSALHRFKKPGSKNFNNIFPPSATLHLSNIPSSVSEEDLKDLFSSRGFTVKAFKFFQKDRKMALMQLASVEEAIEALIVLHDHLLDHNQHLRVSFSKSTI from the exons ATGAGCACTTCTAACCTGTCCACAG AGCGTGCTCCGTGCATCCCATCTCGGGTCCTCCACCTGCGCCAGTTGCCTTTTAACATcactgaacaggaagtgctcgcTCTTGCGCTTCCTTTTGGTCGAGTTAGCAAGCTGATAACACTGAAAGCCAAAAACCAG GGTTTTTTAGAAATGGCGTCTGAAGAAGCAGCCGTTACCATGATGAATTACTACACCTCGGCCCCACCCACCATCAGGAACCAGCCAGTCTTTATTCAATACTCTAACCATCGTGAGCTCAAGACAGACAATCTGACCAATCAG AGAGCAGCGTTGCAGGCCATCAGTACAGcagcaatgcattctgggactATGGCACCTGGGAGCGACGGTCGTGGCGTAGTTCACGGCCAGAGTCCCGTCCTTCGAATCATTGTGGAGAACTTATTTTACCCTGTGACActggaggtcctgcagcag ATCTTCAGTAAGTTCGGCTCAGTGTTGAAGATCATCACTTTCACCAGGAACAATCAGTTTCAGGCTCTGCTGCAGTTCAGTGATGCCGTGCATGCTCAGCACGCCAAGGCT TCTCTGGATGGTCAGAACATCTATAACGGCTGCTGCACGCTGAGGATCGACTTCTCAAAACTGAGCGCGCTGAATGTGAAGTACAACAACGACAAGAGCCGAGACTTCACCAGATCCGACCTGCCAACTGGAGAACTGGACCCCACAGCTGCCTTCA GTGTAGCTCTCCCAACCTATGGAGCATCAGCGTTTCCGCCCACATTTcaacacacag CCTTGTCCCCAGGTCTCTCGGTGGCGGCTGTTCCCGGATCGCTGATGTCTCCTCCTCGTGTCTCTCTGCAAATGGCTCCTCCTGCTATTCACTCTGTGCTCCTGGTGTCCAACCTAaacccagag agcgTCTCGCCTCAATGCCTCTTCATCTTGTTTG GTGTTTATGGGGACGTCCAGAGAGTGAAAATCCTCTTCAACAAGAAGGAAAATGCTCTCGTTCAGATGAGCGATGCTACTCAGGCTCAACTTG CGATGAGTCATCTGAACGGCCAGCGTCTCCATGGCAATGTGATACGAGTGATGTTGTCCAAACATCCAGTTGTGCAACTGCCTCGGGGAGGGGCGGGCCAAGAGGAGCAGGTGCTGACGCGGGACTTCTCAGGCTCTGCCCTCCACCGCTTCAAAAAACCCGGCTCTAAAAACTTCAACAACatcttccctccatctgccACTTTGCACCTCTCCAACATTCC CTCTTCTGTCAGCGAGGAAGACCTGAAGGATTTGTTCTCTTCCCGAGGATTCACGGTGAAAGCCTTCAAGTTTTTCCA GAAGGACAGGAAGATGGCGCTGATGCAGTTGGCATCTGTGGAGGAGGCCATCGAGGCTCTGATCGTCCTGCACGATCACCTGCTGGACCATAACCAGCACCTTCGAGTGTCCTTTTCCAAATCCACCATCTGA
- the LOC101076949 gene encoding polypyrimidine tract-binding protein 3 isoform X4, translated as MSTSNLSTVDGTDGLCVSERAPCIPSRVLHLRQLPFNITEQEVLALALPFGRVSKLITLKAKNQGFLEMASEEAAVTMMNYYTSAPPTIRNQPVFIQYSNHRELKTDNLTNQRAALQAISTAAMHSGTMAPGSDGRGVVHGQSPVLRIIVENLFYPVTLEVLQQIFSKFGSVLKIITFTRNNQFQALLQFSDAVHAQHAKASLDGQNIYNGCCTLRIDFSKLSALNVKYNNDKSRDFTRSDLPTGELDPTAAFSVALPTYGASAFPPTFQHTALSPGLSVAAVPGSLMSPPRVSLQMAPPAIHSVLLVSNLNPESVSPQCLFILFGVYGDVQRVKILFNKKENALVQMSDATQAQLAMSHLNGQRLHGNVIRVMLSKHPVVQLPRGGAGQEEQVLTRDFSGSALHRFKKPGSKNFNNIFPPSATLHLSNIPSSVSEEDLKDLFSSRGFTVKAFKFFQKDRKMALMQLASVEEAIEALIVLHDHLLDHNQHLRVSFSKSTI; from the exons ATGAGCACTTCTAACCTGTCCACAG TGGATGGCACTGACGGGCTGTGTGTTTCAGAGCGTGCTCCGTGCATCCCATCTCGGGTCCTCCACCTGCGCCAGTTGCCTTTTAACATcactgaacaggaagtgctcgcTCTTGCGCTTCCTTTTGGTCGAGTTAGCAAGCTGATAACACTGAAAGCCAAAAACCAG GGTTTTTTAGAAATGGCGTCTGAAGAAGCAGCCGTTACCATGATGAATTACTACACCTCGGCCCCACCCACCATCAGGAACCAGCCAGTCTTTATTCAATACTCTAACCATCGTGAGCTCAAGACAGACAATCTGACCAATCAG AGAGCAGCGTTGCAGGCCATCAGTACAGcagcaatgcattctgggactATGGCACCTGGGAGCGACGGTCGTGGCGTAGTTCACGGCCAGAGTCCCGTCCTTCGAATCATTGTGGAGAACTTATTTTACCCTGTGACActggaggtcctgcagcag ATCTTCAGTAAGTTCGGCTCAGTGTTGAAGATCATCACTTTCACCAGGAACAATCAGTTTCAGGCTCTGCTGCAGTTCAGTGATGCCGTGCATGCTCAGCACGCCAAGGCT TCTCTGGATGGTCAGAACATCTATAACGGCTGCTGCACGCTGAGGATCGACTTCTCAAAACTGAGCGCGCTGAATGTGAAGTACAACAACGACAAGAGCCGAGACTTCACCAGATCCGACCTGCCAACTGGAGAACTGGACCCCACAGCTGCCTTCA GTGTAGCTCTCCCAACCTATGGAGCATCAGCGTTTCCGCCCACATTTcaacacacag CCTTGTCCCCAGGTCTCTCGGTGGCGGCTGTTCCCGGATCGCTGATGTCTCCTCCTCGTGTCTCTCTGCAAATGGCTCCTCCTGCTATTCACTCTGTGCTCCTGGTGTCCAACCTAaacccagag agcgTCTCGCCTCAATGCCTCTTCATCTTGTTTG GTGTTTATGGGGACGTCCAGAGAGTGAAAATCCTCTTCAACAAGAAGGAAAATGCTCTCGTTCAGATGAGCGATGCTACTCAGGCTCAACTTG CGATGAGTCATCTGAACGGCCAGCGTCTCCATGGCAATGTGATACGAGTGATGTTGTCCAAACATCCAGTTGTGCAACTGCCTCGGGGAGGGGCGGGCCAAGAGGAGCAGGTGCTGACGCGGGACTTCTCAGGCTCTGCCCTCCACCGCTTCAAAAAACCCGGCTCTAAAAACTTCAACAACatcttccctccatctgccACTTTGCACCTCTCCAACATTCC CTCTTCTGTCAGCGAGGAAGACCTGAAGGATTTGTTCTCTTCCCGAGGATTCACGGTGAAAGCCTTCAAGTTTTTCCA GAAGGACAGGAAGATGGCGCTGATGCAGTTGGCATCTGTGGAGGAGGCCATCGAGGCTCTGATCGTCCTGCACGATCACCTGCTGGACCATAACCAGCACCTTCGAGTGTCCTTTTCCAAATCCACCATCTGA
- the LOC101076949 gene encoding polypyrimidine tract-binding protein 3 isoform X7, with amino-acid sequence MASEEAAVTMMNYYTSAPPTIRNQPVFIQYSNHRELKTDNLTNQRAALQAISTAAMHSGTMAPGSDGRGVVHGQSPVLRIIVENLFYPVTLEVLQQIFSKFGSVLKIITFTRNNQFQALLQFSDAVHAQHAKASLDGQNIYNGCCTLRIDFSKLSALNVKYNNDKSRDFTRSDLPTGELDPTAAFSVALPTYGASAFPPTFQHTALSPGLSVAAVPGSLMSPPRVSLQMAPPAIHSVLLVSNLNPESVSPQCLFILFGVYGDVQRVKILFNKKENALVQMSDATQAQLAMSHLNGQRLHGNVIRVMLSKHPVVQLPRGGAGQEEQVLTRDFSGSALHRFKKPGSKNFNNIFPPSATLHLSNIPSSVSEEDLKDLFSSRGFTVKAFKFFQKDRKMALMQLASVEEAIEALIVLHDHLLDHNQHLRVSFSKSTI; translated from the exons ATGGCGTCTGAAGAAGCAGCCGTTACCATGATGAATTACTACACCTCGGCCCCACCCACCATCAGGAACCAGCCAGTCTTTATTCAATACTCTAACCATCGTGAGCTCAAGACAGACAATCTGACCAATCAG AGAGCAGCGTTGCAGGCCATCAGTACAGcagcaatgcattctgggactATGGCACCTGGGAGCGACGGTCGTGGCGTAGTTCACGGCCAGAGTCCCGTCCTTCGAATCATTGTGGAGAACTTATTTTACCCTGTGACActggaggtcctgcagcag ATCTTCAGTAAGTTCGGCTCAGTGTTGAAGATCATCACTTTCACCAGGAACAATCAGTTTCAGGCTCTGCTGCAGTTCAGTGATGCCGTGCATGCTCAGCACGCCAAGGCT TCTCTGGATGGTCAGAACATCTATAACGGCTGCTGCACGCTGAGGATCGACTTCTCAAAACTGAGCGCGCTGAATGTGAAGTACAACAACGACAAGAGCCGAGACTTCACCAGATCCGACCTGCCAACTGGAGAACTGGACCCCACAGCTGCCTTCA GTGTAGCTCTCCCAACCTATGGAGCATCAGCGTTTCCGCCCACATTTcaacacacag CCTTGTCCCCAGGTCTCTCGGTGGCGGCTGTTCCCGGATCGCTGATGTCTCCTCCTCGTGTCTCTCTGCAAATGGCTCCTCCTGCTATTCACTCTGTGCTCCTGGTGTCCAACCTAaacccagag agcgTCTCGCCTCAATGCCTCTTCATCTTGTTTG GTGTTTATGGGGACGTCCAGAGAGTGAAAATCCTCTTCAACAAGAAGGAAAATGCTCTCGTTCAGATGAGCGATGCTACTCAGGCTCAACTTG CGATGAGTCATCTGAACGGCCAGCGTCTCCATGGCAATGTGATACGAGTGATGTTGTCCAAACATCCAGTTGTGCAACTGCCTCGGGGAGGGGCGGGCCAAGAGGAGCAGGTGCTGACGCGGGACTTCTCAGGCTCTGCCCTCCACCGCTTCAAAAAACCCGGCTCTAAAAACTTCAACAACatcttccctccatctgccACTTTGCACCTCTCCAACATTCC CTCTTCTGTCAGCGAGGAAGACCTGAAGGATTTGTTCTCTTCCCGAGGATTCACGGTGAAAGCCTTCAAGTTTTTCCA GAAGGACAGGAAGATGGCGCTGATGCAGTTGGCATCTGTGGAGGAGGCCATCGAGGCTCTGATCGTCCTGCACGATCACCTGCTGGACCATAACCAGCACCTTCGAGTGTCCTTTTCCAAATCCACCATCTGA
- the LOC101076949 gene encoding polypyrimidine tract-binding protein 3 isoform X1: MVTAWLRRARLADEKHLVLLLPPHRPWTVDGTDGLCVSERAPCIPSRVLHLRQLPFNITEQEVLALALPFGRVSKLITLKAKNQGFLEMASEEAAVTMMNYYTSAPPTIRNQPVFIQYSNHRELKTDNLTNQRAALQAISTAAMHSGTMAPGSDGRGVVHGQSPVLRIIVENLFYPVTLEVLQQIFSKFGSVLKIITFTRNNQFQALLQFSDAVHAQHAKASLDGQNIYNGCCTLRIDFSKLSALNVKYNNDKSRDFTRSDLPTGELDPTAAFSVALPTYGASAFPPTFQHTALSPGLSVAAVPGSLMSPPRVSLQMAPPAIHSVLLVSNLNPESVSPQCLFILFGVYGDVQRVKILFNKKENALVQMSDATQAQLAMSHLNGQRLHGNVIRVMLSKHPVVQLPRGGAGQEEQVLTRDFSGSALHRFKKPGSKNFNNIFPPSATLHLSNIPSSVSEEDLKDLFSSRGFTVKAFKFFQKDRKMALMQLASVEEAIEALIVLHDHLLDHNQHLRVSFSKSTI; this comes from the exons ATGGTCACTGCCTGGCTGCGGAGGGCTCGGCTCGCGGACGAAAAACATCTCGTGCTCCTTCTTCCTCCACACAGACCATGGACGG TGGATGGCACTGACGGGCTGTGTGTTTCAGAGCGTGCTCCGTGCATCCCATCTCGGGTCCTCCACCTGCGCCAGTTGCCTTTTAACATcactgaacaggaagtgctcgcTCTTGCGCTTCCTTTTGGTCGAGTTAGCAAGCTGATAACACTGAAAGCCAAAAACCAG GGTTTTTTAGAAATGGCGTCTGAAGAAGCAGCCGTTACCATGATGAATTACTACACCTCGGCCCCACCCACCATCAGGAACCAGCCAGTCTTTATTCAATACTCTAACCATCGTGAGCTCAAGACAGACAATCTGACCAATCAG AGAGCAGCGTTGCAGGCCATCAGTACAGcagcaatgcattctgggactATGGCACCTGGGAGCGACGGTCGTGGCGTAGTTCACGGCCAGAGTCCCGTCCTTCGAATCATTGTGGAGAACTTATTTTACCCTGTGACActggaggtcctgcagcag ATCTTCAGTAAGTTCGGCTCAGTGTTGAAGATCATCACTTTCACCAGGAACAATCAGTTTCAGGCTCTGCTGCAGTTCAGTGATGCCGTGCATGCTCAGCACGCCAAGGCT TCTCTGGATGGTCAGAACATCTATAACGGCTGCTGCACGCTGAGGATCGACTTCTCAAAACTGAGCGCGCTGAATGTGAAGTACAACAACGACAAGAGCCGAGACTTCACCAGATCCGACCTGCCAACTGGAGAACTGGACCCCACAGCTGCCTTCA GTGTAGCTCTCCCAACCTATGGAGCATCAGCGTTTCCGCCCACATTTcaacacacag CCTTGTCCCCAGGTCTCTCGGTGGCGGCTGTTCCCGGATCGCTGATGTCTCCTCCTCGTGTCTCTCTGCAAATGGCTCCTCCTGCTATTCACTCTGTGCTCCTGGTGTCCAACCTAaacccagag agcgTCTCGCCTCAATGCCTCTTCATCTTGTTTG GTGTTTATGGGGACGTCCAGAGAGTGAAAATCCTCTTCAACAAGAAGGAAAATGCTCTCGTTCAGATGAGCGATGCTACTCAGGCTCAACTTG CGATGAGTCATCTGAACGGCCAGCGTCTCCATGGCAATGTGATACGAGTGATGTTGTCCAAACATCCAGTTGTGCAACTGCCTCGGGGAGGGGCGGGCCAAGAGGAGCAGGTGCTGACGCGGGACTTCTCAGGCTCTGCCCTCCACCGCTTCAAAAAACCCGGCTCTAAAAACTTCAACAACatcttccctccatctgccACTTTGCACCTCTCCAACATTCC CTCTTCTGTCAGCGAGGAAGACCTGAAGGATTTGTTCTCTTCCCGAGGATTCACGGTGAAAGCCTTCAAGTTTTTCCA GAAGGACAGGAAGATGGCGCTGATGCAGTTGGCATCTGTGGAGGAGGCCATCGAGGCTCTGATCGTCCTGCACGATCACCTGCTGGACCATAACCAGCACCTTCGAGTGTCCTTTTCCAAATCCACCATCTGA
- the LOC101076949 gene encoding polypyrimidine tract-binding protein 3 isoform X3 has translation MVTAWLRRARLADEKHLVLLLPPHRPWTERAPCIPSRVLHLRQLPFNITEQEVLALALPFGRVSKLITLKAKNQGFLEMASEEAAVTMMNYYTSAPPTIRNQPVFIQYSNHRELKTDNLTNQRAALQAISTAAMHSGTMAPGSDGRGVVHGQSPVLRIIVENLFYPVTLEVLQQIFSKFGSVLKIITFTRNNQFQALLQFSDAVHAQHAKASLDGQNIYNGCCTLRIDFSKLSALNVKYNNDKSRDFTRSDLPTGELDPTAAFSVALPTYGASAFPPTFQHTALSPGLSVAAVPGSLMSPPRVSLQMAPPAIHSVLLVSNLNPESVSPQCLFILFGVYGDVQRVKILFNKKENALVQMSDATQAQLAMSHLNGQRLHGNVIRVMLSKHPVVQLPRGGAGQEEQVLTRDFSGSALHRFKKPGSKNFNNIFPPSATLHLSNIPSSVSEEDLKDLFSSRGFTVKAFKFFQKDRKMALMQLASVEEAIEALIVLHDHLLDHNQHLRVSFSKSTI, from the exons ATGGTCACTGCCTGGCTGCGGAGGGCTCGGCTCGCGGACGAAAAACATCTCGTGCTCCTTCTTCCTCCACACAGACCATGGACGG AGCGTGCTCCGTGCATCCCATCTCGGGTCCTCCACCTGCGCCAGTTGCCTTTTAACATcactgaacaggaagtgctcgcTCTTGCGCTTCCTTTTGGTCGAGTTAGCAAGCTGATAACACTGAAAGCCAAAAACCAG GGTTTTTTAGAAATGGCGTCTGAAGAAGCAGCCGTTACCATGATGAATTACTACACCTCGGCCCCACCCACCATCAGGAACCAGCCAGTCTTTATTCAATACTCTAACCATCGTGAGCTCAAGACAGACAATCTGACCAATCAG AGAGCAGCGTTGCAGGCCATCAGTACAGcagcaatgcattctgggactATGGCACCTGGGAGCGACGGTCGTGGCGTAGTTCACGGCCAGAGTCCCGTCCTTCGAATCATTGTGGAGAACTTATTTTACCCTGTGACActggaggtcctgcagcag ATCTTCAGTAAGTTCGGCTCAGTGTTGAAGATCATCACTTTCACCAGGAACAATCAGTTTCAGGCTCTGCTGCAGTTCAGTGATGCCGTGCATGCTCAGCACGCCAAGGCT TCTCTGGATGGTCAGAACATCTATAACGGCTGCTGCACGCTGAGGATCGACTTCTCAAAACTGAGCGCGCTGAATGTGAAGTACAACAACGACAAGAGCCGAGACTTCACCAGATCCGACCTGCCAACTGGAGAACTGGACCCCACAGCTGCCTTCA GTGTAGCTCTCCCAACCTATGGAGCATCAGCGTTTCCGCCCACATTTcaacacacag CCTTGTCCCCAGGTCTCTCGGTGGCGGCTGTTCCCGGATCGCTGATGTCTCCTCCTCGTGTCTCTCTGCAAATGGCTCCTCCTGCTATTCACTCTGTGCTCCTGGTGTCCAACCTAaacccagag agcgTCTCGCCTCAATGCCTCTTCATCTTGTTTG GTGTTTATGGGGACGTCCAGAGAGTGAAAATCCTCTTCAACAAGAAGGAAAATGCTCTCGTTCAGATGAGCGATGCTACTCAGGCTCAACTTG CGATGAGTCATCTGAACGGCCAGCGTCTCCATGGCAATGTGATACGAGTGATGTTGTCCAAACATCCAGTTGTGCAACTGCCTCGGGGAGGGGCGGGCCAAGAGGAGCAGGTGCTGACGCGGGACTTCTCAGGCTCTGCCCTCCACCGCTTCAAAAAACCCGGCTCTAAAAACTTCAACAACatcttccctccatctgccACTTTGCACCTCTCCAACATTCC CTCTTCTGTCAGCGAGGAAGACCTGAAGGATTTGTTCTCTTCCCGAGGATTCACGGTGAAAGCCTTCAAGTTTTTCCA GAAGGACAGGAAGATGGCGCTGATGCAGTTGGCATCTGTGGAGGAGGCCATCGAGGCTCTGATCGTCCTGCACGATCACCTGCTGGACCATAACCAGCACCTTCGAGTGTCCTTTTCCAAATCCACCATCTGA
- the LOC101076949 gene encoding polypyrimidine tract-binding protein 3 isoform X2, whose amino-acid sequence MVTAWLRRARLADEKHLVLLLPPHRPWTVDGTDGLCVSERAPCIPSRVLHLRQLPFNITEQEVLALALPFGRVSKLITLKAKNQGFLEMASEEAAVTMMNYYTSAPPTIRNQPVFIQYSNHRELKTDNLTNQRAALQAISTAAMHSGTMAPGSDGRGVVHGQSPVLRIIVENLFYPVTLEVLQQIFSKFGSVLKIITFTRNNQFQALLQFSDAVHAQHAKASLDGQNIYNGCCTLRIDFSKLSALNVKYNNDKSRDFTRSDLPTGELDPTAAFSVALPTYGASAFPPTFQHTGLSVAAVPGSLMSPPRVSLQMAPPAIHSVLLVSNLNPESVSPQCLFILFGVYGDVQRVKILFNKKENALVQMSDATQAQLAMSHLNGQRLHGNVIRVMLSKHPVVQLPRGGAGQEEQVLTRDFSGSALHRFKKPGSKNFNNIFPPSATLHLSNIPSSVSEEDLKDLFSSRGFTVKAFKFFQKDRKMALMQLASVEEAIEALIVLHDHLLDHNQHLRVSFSKSTI is encoded by the exons ATGGTCACTGCCTGGCTGCGGAGGGCTCGGCTCGCGGACGAAAAACATCTCGTGCTCCTTCTTCCTCCACACAGACCATGGACGG TGGATGGCACTGACGGGCTGTGTGTTTCAGAGCGTGCTCCGTGCATCCCATCTCGGGTCCTCCACCTGCGCCAGTTGCCTTTTAACATcactgaacaggaagtgctcgcTCTTGCGCTTCCTTTTGGTCGAGTTAGCAAGCTGATAACACTGAAAGCCAAAAACCAG GGTTTTTTAGAAATGGCGTCTGAAGAAGCAGCCGTTACCATGATGAATTACTACACCTCGGCCCCACCCACCATCAGGAACCAGCCAGTCTTTATTCAATACTCTAACCATCGTGAGCTCAAGACAGACAATCTGACCAATCAG AGAGCAGCGTTGCAGGCCATCAGTACAGcagcaatgcattctgggactATGGCACCTGGGAGCGACGGTCGTGGCGTAGTTCACGGCCAGAGTCCCGTCCTTCGAATCATTGTGGAGAACTTATTTTACCCTGTGACActggaggtcctgcagcag ATCTTCAGTAAGTTCGGCTCAGTGTTGAAGATCATCACTTTCACCAGGAACAATCAGTTTCAGGCTCTGCTGCAGTTCAGTGATGCCGTGCATGCTCAGCACGCCAAGGCT TCTCTGGATGGTCAGAACATCTATAACGGCTGCTGCACGCTGAGGATCGACTTCTCAAAACTGAGCGCGCTGAATGTGAAGTACAACAACGACAAGAGCCGAGACTTCACCAGATCCGACCTGCCAACTGGAGAACTGGACCCCACAGCTGCCTTCA GTGTAGCTCTCCCAACCTATGGAGCATCAGCGTTTCCGCCCACATTTcaacacacag GTCTCTCGGTGGCGGCTGTTCCCGGATCGCTGATGTCTCCTCCTCGTGTCTCTCTGCAAATGGCTCCTCCTGCTATTCACTCTGTGCTCCTGGTGTCCAACCTAaacccagag agcgTCTCGCCTCAATGCCTCTTCATCTTGTTTG GTGTTTATGGGGACGTCCAGAGAGTGAAAATCCTCTTCAACAAGAAGGAAAATGCTCTCGTTCAGATGAGCGATGCTACTCAGGCTCAACTTG CGATGAGTCATCTGAACGGCCAGCGTCTCCATGGCAATGTGATACGAGTGATGTTGTCCAAACATCCAGTTGTGCAACTGCCTCGGGGAGGGGCGGGCCAAGAGGAGCAGGTGCTGACGCGGGACTTCTCAGGCTCTGCCCTCCACCGCTTCAAAAAACCCGGCTCTAAAAACTTCAACAACatcttccctccatctgccACTTTGCACCTCTCCAACATTCC CTCTTCTGTCAGCGAGGAAGACCTGAAGGATTTGTTCTCTTCCCGAGGATTCACGGTGAAAGCCTTCAAGTTTTTCCA GAAGGACAGGAAGATGGCGCTGATGCAGTTGGCATCTGTGGAGGAGGCCATCGAGGCTCTGATCGTCCTGCACGATCACCTGCTGGACCATAACCAGCACCTTCGAGTGTCCTTTTCCAAATCCACCATCTGA
- the LOC101076949 gene encoding polypyrimidine tract-binding protein 3 isoform X6, translating into MVTAWLRRARLADEKHLVLLLPPHRPWTEMASEEAAVTMMNYYTSAPPTIRNQPVFIQYSNHRELKTDNLTNQRAALQAISTAAMHSGTMAPGSDGRGVVHGQSPVLRIIVENLFYPVTLEVLQQIFSKFGSVLKIITFTRNNQFQALLQFSDAVHAQHAKASLDGQNIYNGCCTLRIDFSKLSALNVKYNNDKSRDFTRSDLPTGELDPTAAFSVALPTYGASAFPPTFQHTALSPGLSVAAVPGSLMSPPRVSLQMAPPAIHSVLLVSNLNPESVSPQCLFILFGVYGDVQRVKILFNKKENALVQMSDATQAQLAMSHLNGQRLHGNVIRVMLSKHPVVQLPRGGAGQEEQVLTRDFSGSALHRFKKPGSKNFNNIFPPSATLHLSNIPSSVSEEDLKDLFSSRGFTVKAFKFFQKDRKMALMQLASVEEAIEALIVLHDHLLDHNQHLRVSFSKSTI; encoded by the exons ATGGTCACTGCCTGGCTGCGGAGGGCTCGGCTCGCGGACGAAAAACATCTCGTGCTCCTTCTTCCTCCACACAGACCATGGACGG AAATGGCGTCTGAAGAAGCAGCCGTTACCATGATGAATTACTACACCTCGGCCCCACCCACCATCAGGAACCAGCCAGTCTTTATTCAATACTCTAACCATCGTGAGCTCAAGACAGACAATCTGACCAATCAG AGAGCAGCGTTGCAGGCCATCAGTACAGcagcaatgcattctgggactATGGCACCTGGGAGCGACGGTCGTGGCGTAGTTCACGGCCAGAGTCCCGTCCTTCGAATCATTGTGGAGAACTTATTTTACCCTGTGACActggaggtcctgcagcag ATCTTCAGTAAGTTCGGCTCAGTGTTGAAGATCATCACTTTCACCAGGAACAATCAGTTTCAGGCTCTGCTGCAGTTCAGTGATGCCGTGCATGCTCAGCACGCCAAGGCT TCTCTGGATGGTCAGAACATCTATAACGGCTGCTGCACGCTGAGGATCGACTTCTCAAAACTGAGCGCGCTGAATGTGAAGTACAACAACGACAAGAGCCGAGACTTCACCAGATCCGACCTGCCAACTGGAGAACTGGACCCCACAGCTGCCTTCA GTGTAGCTCTCCCAACCTATGGAGCATCAGCGTTTCCGCCCACATTTcaacacacag CCTTGTCCCCAGGTCTCTCGGTGGCGGCTGTTCCCGGATCGCTGATGTCTCCTCCTCGTGTCTCTCTGCAAATGGCTCCTCCTGCTATTCACTCTGTGCTCCTGGTGTCCAACCTAaacccagag agcgTCTCGCCTCAATGCCTCTTCATCTTGTTTG GTGTTTATGGGGACGTCCAGAGAGTGAAAATCCTCTTCAACAAGAAGGAAAATGCTCTCGTTCAGATGAGCGATGCTACTCAGGCTCAACTTG CGATGAGTCATCTGAACGGCCAGCGTCTCCATGGCAATGTGATACGAGTGATGTTGTCCAAACATCCAGTTGTGCAACTGCCTCGGGGAGGGGCGGGCCAAGAGGAGCAGGTGCTGACGCGGGACTTCTCAGGCTCTGCCCTCCACCGCTTCAAAAAACCCGGCTCTAAAAACTTCAACAACatcttccctccatctgccACTTTGCACCTCTCCAACATTCC CTCTTCTGTCAGCGAGGAAGACCTGAAGGATTTGTTCTCTTCCCGAGGATTCACGGTGAAAGCCTTCAAGTTTTTCCA GAAGGACAGGAAGATGGCGCTGATGCAGTTGGCATCTGTGGAGGAGGCCATCGAGGCTCTGATCGTCCTGCACGATCACCTGCTGGACCATAACCAGCACCTTCGAGTGTCCTTTTCCAAATCCACCATCTGA